The Nomascus leucogenys isolate Asia chromosome 4, Asia_NLE_v1, whole genome shotgun sequence genome includes the window AacttacaaaaaaagtatttattaatccAGTTTTCCTCTTCTTGCCATAATACATAAGCATGACACAGATGGCCTTATACATCAGCATGGAATTGTCAGAAAGCCCCACCAGTCACTGTTTCTAGAGTTAAATGACTGACTTTTGTTTGGCAACAGGACAATAATTACAGCGTGGTTTCAAGTACCATACACAAAGCAGACCAACCCCAGGATCTCCAGCATCTGCGAAGGCTCACTGGGGTCGGCCTGGGAGCAAGAATCCAAAGCACTGTACAGATGATCAAAACACTTCCGGTAGAACACTGTGTGGCTGCACCTCTCCTTACGGAGCCAGAGCCTGCTCCATCAGAGGCCTGCTTCCCTTGGCTGATGGTGAGAAGGCTGCACAACTGGATTGCCTTAGGACACAGTTCCACATGACATCCCAAGGCTGGGCCACCATCATGATCTTTCCAGCTGGTCCGTCCAGCCAAGTGGTGCTACTGCTGCTTGTGTGGAAGGGGCTTCCAGGTGGGCGGGAGCTTCCTGTGGATCAGGGTGAGTCCGCAGAGAATAAGGAACACTCCTCCCCACCACAAGACCTCCTGGCACTCTCCATACAGCACATAGCCCAGGAAGGCCTGCAGGACAAAGATAGCTGTGAGGGACTCACCTTCAGCAGGTGGGCACAACCTCACTCTCCTGGGACTGACTTCCTTCTACGGGTGCCGAGAGGAAAGGTCTGGAGCCAGAAGCCTTGGGCTTGAAACCTAGCTGTCACCTTCATCAAGTCACTCTATTCAATCTCACCTGCACGAGTGGAGAGGCTACCTCCCTCACTGCACTGGACCTCAGCAAAGTACACAAGAAAGACCCAGCAGAGGCCAGCAGGTAGACACAGCTGGTACCTGGTATTTGTTTCTCTCAACTCAAGATTGACTAGGCTCAGCTCCATCTTGTCAACCTCAGACTATACAGGGCAGAAAAGTCTCCGGGAATCCCAACCCTCTAAATCTCATGGAGCCTTGAGTGCACAGAACCCTAGGAAACAGCTAAGATGCACAGTGACTTCAgaatgagggctccaccctggaGGCACAGCAAGCAAGTAGGCTTTCTACTGTCAGGCTTCACTCATATCTAACTTGAGAATTCTCCATGATTAGAATTACATTTGCTCCATGAATAGAGCACTCATCCAGGGGTCAAGCCACAGCACAATCTCTGCTTCAGTTCCTGTCCTTTCTCCTGTCTGGGAAAGGAGGGGTTACCCAAAGACAACTCACCCAGAACCCAGATCGAGGACAAGAGCACCACACCCTCAGGCTACTCACCGAGCTGAGGATATTTGAAAAAGTCACTGTGACAGATGCAATGGCTGAAgacatggagaaactgaggccccggCTAAAGAAGGTCCACATCAGAGAATTGGTGCTTGCCATCACAATAATGCCTAAGATGCATAAACCCATGCTCACCTGCAGGAGAAAGTGTCACTGCAGCCACGTCCACCCTGGGCAGCAACCTGCAGACCCCCCTCAGAGCACACCCAGGGCTGTGGCTGCTGGCACCCAGGCTCCTACTGAGCTCCCACTACATCTCAAGAGGGCCTCAGAGCTTTCCTGCACAGGGCTTCACTTAACCCTCAGTGGGCAGCAGACCCGTCTTACAATAAAGCAAATTCAGAGAAGATACTCATTTGGCCACCTTGCTGGCCATATGATCGTGGGAAGAAGCAAAATGCTAATCCAAAGCCAGTATTTTCCACTGAACACCAGCCCCTTATTGGTCCCACAATGACCAGTGCTTGAAGATCAGTCCCAGAGGGCCAAGTAGTTCTTACTCCGTAGGTAGTATGAGTTAAGTCAGGGGTGGAGTTCTTACTTCTTGAGATCAGGGAAAGCATGAATTAGCAGTGTCTGCTCTGCATTCCCACCCCCAAATCCTATACAAGTTACAGCCCACTAAGGCTGACCCCCTCTAGGCATTCTTGAGCTTTTACTCTGTGTTAGGTCCTGGGCTGTGTTTAAGCATTCTCATTTATTCCttaacttcattttacagataaagagcCAGGGGCATTAAGTAAACTTCCTAAAGTGCTACAGCGGTGAGAGCCACCAGGCTTCACAACCAGGCAGTGTACCTCCATGCTGTTAACTAGGACACAGCCTTGCCTGGGGAAAACACCACCCAGACATCCCTTGGAGaacttgcagatattttctttcttttttttaaaggagaaagtcTCAAGAGAAGAGAAGATCTTTAGAAGCCTCCTACACAAAGGATATGCAGCCCCCCCTGCTTGGTGGTGAGTTAGAAACCTGCCTGGAGACAAGGTGGGGAGGGGGCGGAATCTAAATATCATACTTATTACTTGTAATGGTTTCTCAGCAGCTGAACACATAGTGTCTTGAGAAAAAGGTGCTTTCTTATAACTTACACCAgggtgttcaatcttttggcttccctgggccacattggaagaattgtcttgggtcacacatataatacactaacactaatgatacatgatgagctaaaaaaaaatttaaaaatcgcaaaaaaattcatgttttacgtttacaaatttgtgttgggccgcgaGTTGGACAACCTTGTCTTACACAAAGCAGCATATAGGCCAGTGGCAACCTGCTTACATAAAGGGTTATGAAGGTCTGGTTCCTGACAACAAACTTCACGGCCCATACAAAGTTATTCATTTTACTTTCGACCACTTACCCCATGAACTGCACCCAATGGGATACTAACTTCTCAAGCATGGCAGCTTCTACTGGATTAGCCCTAAATAGGCTTAACCCTAAACAATCAGTGACCACTGTCCAGGTCAGAGGCTAACCCTGGGCTGCAGATGCAATGAAACCCCTCTAGCAAGCAGAGGCTGGTCTACGACATGGGACAGGGGAGGCAGAGATACACCTTAACAGACGCCAGGAGGCAAGTTTAGGAGTTCTCAGCGGCAGGAAAACATCCAGAACGTCTCTGTCAGTATCCCCTTATGCCTACAGTATCCCAAACTCCCAATTTTCCTGGTAGTGGGGCAGACTGGTCATCTGGTCACAACACCCGTTAATTACGGAGTAAAGGGATGGGCAACAGGCTTCTCACCTTAAGAGTCACGTGGAGAGAAATGCTCAGGCAC containing:
- the TMEM42 gene encoding transmembrane protein 42; translation: MAERPRPPGGAVSATAYPDTPAEFPPHLQAGAMRRRFWGVFNCLCAGAFGALAAASAKLAFGSEVSMGLCILGIIVMASTNSLMWTFFSRGLSFSMSSAIASVTVTFSNILSSAFLGYVLYGECQEVLWWGGVFLILCGLTLIHRKLPPTWKPLPHKQQ